The following are from one region of the Staphylococcus argenteus genome:
- the treP gene encoding PTS system trehalose-specific EIIBC component, with translation MAVKREDVKAIVTAIGGKENLEAATHCVTRLRLVLKDESKVDKESLSNNALVKGQFKADHQYQIVIGPGTVDEVYKQFIDETGAQEASKDDAKHAAAQKGNPVQRLIKLLGDIFIPILPAIVTAGLLMGINNLLTMKGLFGPKALIEMYPQIADISNIINVIASTAFIFLPALIGWSSMRVFGGSPILGLVLGLILMNPQLVSQYDLAKGNIPTWNLFGLEIKQLNYQGQVLPVLIAAYVLAKIEKGLNKVVHDSIKMLVVGPVALLVTGFLAFIVIGPVALMIGTGITSGVTFIFQHAGWLGGAIYGLLYAPLVITGLHHMFLAVDFQLMGSSLGGTYLWPIVAISNICQGSAAFGAWFIYKRRKMVKEEGLALTSGISGMLGVTEPAMFGVNLPLKYPFIAAISTSCVLGAIVGMNNVLGKVGVGGVPAFISIQKEFWPVYLVVTGIAIVVPCILTIVMSNFSKQKAKEIVED, from the coding sequence ATGGCTGTAAAAAGAGAAGATGTAAAAGCCATCGTTACCGCTATTGGGGGAAAGGAAAATCTAGAAGCTGCAACGCATTGTGTAACAAGATTGCGTTTAGTGCTTAAAGATGAAAGTAAAGTTGATAAGGAATCATTGAGTAATAACGCTTTAGTCAAGGGGCAGTTCAAAGCAGATCATCAATATCAGATTGTGATTGGTCCTGGGACAGTGGATGAAGTGTATAAACAATTTATTGATGAAACTGGTGCACAAGAGGCTTCGAAAGATGACGCTAAACATGCTGCAGCTCAAAAGGGGAATCCAGTGCAACGTTTGATAAAGTTATTGGGTGATATTTTCATACCAATTTTACCAGCGATTGTGACAGCAGGTTTATTAATGGGGATTAATAATTTGCTTACAATGAAAGGATTATTTGGTCCAAAAGCACTTATTGAAATGTACCCGCAAATTGCTGATATTTCAAACATCATTAATGTGATTGCGAGTACGGCATTTATTTTCTTACCAGCATTGATTGGTTGGAGTAGTATGCGTGTGTTTGGTGGTAGTCCGATTTTAGGGTTAGTACTGGGGTTAATATTAATGAATCCACAGTTAGTTTCGCAGTATGATTTGGCGAAAGGGAATATTCCGACGTGGAACTTATTTGGCTTAGAGATTAAGCAGTTGAACTACCAAGGTCAAGTATTGCCTGTTTTAATTGCAGCTTATGTTCTAGCTAAAATTGAAAAAGGATTAAATAAAGTTGTCCATGATTCTATTAAAATGTTGGTTGTAGGACCTGTAGCATTATTAGTTACTGGATTTTTAGCTTTTATCGTAATTGGACCAGTTGCTTTAATGATTGGAACTGGAATTACATCAGGTGTTACATTTATTTTCCAACATGCAGGATGGCTTGGTGGTGCGATTTATGGATTGTTATATGCACCACTTGTAATTACTGGCTTGCATCATATGTTTTTAGCAGTAGATTTTCAATTGATGGGTAGCAGTTTAGGCGGTACATATTTATGGCCAATCGTTGCAATCTCAAATATTTGTCAAGGTTCAGCAGCATTTGGTGCATGGTTTATCTATAAACGTCGTAAAATGGTTAAAGAAGAAGGTTTAGCATTAACATCTGGTATTTCTGGTATGTTAGGTGTTACGGAGCCAGCTATGTTTGGTGTGAACTTACCTTTGAAATATCCATTCATCGCTGCAATATCAACGTCTTGTGTATTGGGGGCAATCGTTGGTATGAATAATGTACTTGGAAAAGTTGGTGTTGGTGGCGTACCGGCATTCATTTCAATTCAAAAAGAATTTTGGCCTGTATATCTTGTTGTAACAGGAATTGCAATTGTTGTACCATGTATATTAACGATTGTGATGTCTAATTTTAGTAAACAAAAAGCAAAAGAAATTGTTGAAGATTAA
- the treC gene encoding alpha,alpha-phosphotrehalase has protein sequence MLNEIDWRKSVVYQIYPKSFNDTTGNGIGDINGIIEKLDYIKLLGVDYIWLTPVYESPMNDNGYDISNYLEINEDFGTMDDFEKLINVAHEKGLKVMLDIVINHTSTEHEWFKMARKSKDNPYRDYYFFKASEDGPPTNWHSKFGGNAWQYDPVTDEYYLHLFDVSQADLNWDNPEVRQSLYRIVNHWIDFGVDGFRFDVINLISKGEFKDSDKIGKEFYTDGPRVHEFLHELNRQTFGKTNMMTVGEMSSTTIENCIQYTKPERQELNSVFNFHHLKVDYIDGEKWTNAKLDFHKLKEILMKWQRGIYEGGGWNAIFWCNHDQPRVVSRFGDDTSEEMRVQSAKMLAIALHMLQGTPYIYQGEEIGMTDPHFTSIEQYRDVESINAYHQLLSEGHSEVEVLEILGQKSRDNSRTPMQWNDNINAGFTTGKPWIDIPSNYRNINVEKAIQDKNSVFYTYQKLIQLRHTHDIITYGDIVPRYMDHDSLFVYERHYKGQQWLVIVNFSSSNVTLPDGLHCEGDVVIQTGTIDNNMISGFGAIVVETNA, from the coding sequence GTGTTGAACGAAATAGATTGGAGAAAGTCAGTAGTATATCAAATATATCCTAAGTCATTTAATGATACGACAGGAAATGGTATAGGTGATATCAATGGTATTATAGAAAAATTAGATTATATCAAATTGTTGGGTGTTGATTATATTTGGTTAACACCAGTGTATGAATCGCCAATGAATGATAATGGTTACGATATCAGCAATTATTTAGAAATCAATGAAGACTTCGGTACGATGGATGATTTTGAAAAGTTGATTAATGTTGCACATGAAAAAGGTTTGAAAGTGATGTTAGACATTGTAATCAATCATACATCGACGGAGCACGAATGGTTTAAAATGGCACGCAAATCTAAAGACAATCCATATAGAGATTATTACTTTTTTAAAGCGTCTGAAGATGGACCGCCAACGAATTGGCATTCTAAATTTGGGGGTAATGCTTGGCAGTATGATCCGGTAACAGATGAATATTATTTACATTTATTTGATGTGAGTCAAGCTGATTTGAATTGGGATAATCCTGAAGTTCGTCAATCGTTATATCGTATTGTCAATCATTGGATAGACTTTGGTGTTGACGGTTTTCGCTTTGATGTCATTAACTTAATTTCTAAAGGAGAATTTAAAGACTCTGACAAAATAGGTAAGGAATTTTATACAGACGGTCCTAGAGTTCATGAGTTTCTGCATGAATTGAATCGACAAACTTTTGGAAAAACGAATATGATGACGGTTGGCGAAATGTCTTCCACAACGATTGAAAATTGTATTCAATACACAAAACCTGAACGCCAAGAATTGAATAGTGTATTTAACTTTCACCATTTAAAAGTGGACTATATTGATGGTGAAAAATGGACGAATGCGAAGCTTGATTTTCATAAGTTAAAGGAAATTCTGATGAAATGGCAAAGAGGTATTTATGAAGGTGGCGGATGGAACGCAATTTTTTGGTGTAATCATGATCAGCCAAGGGTGGTTTCAAGGTTCGGTGATGATACGTCGGAAGAAATGAGAGTGCAAAGTGCTAAGATGTTAGCTATTGCATTGCACATGCTTCAAGGAACGCCATATATTTATCAAGGTGAAGAAATTGGTATGACGGATCCGCACTTTACTTCAATAGAACAGTATCGTGATGTTGAATCAATCAATGCATATCATCAATTGTTAAGTGAGGGACATTCTGAAGTTGAAGTGTTAGAGATATTAGGACAAAAATCGAGAGATAATTCAAGAACACCAATGCAATGGAATGATAATATAAATGCTGGGTTTACAACTGGTAAACCTTGGATAGATATCCCTTCAAATTATCGTAATATTAATGTTGAAAAAGCGATTCAAGATAAAAATTCTGTTTTTTATACGTATCAAAAATTAATACAATTAAGACATACGCATGATATCATTACGTATGGAGATATTGTGCCACGTTATATGGATCATGATAGTTTGTTTGTTTATGAGCGTCATTACAAAGGTCAACAATGGTTGGTGATTGTGAATTTCTCATCTTCCAATGTTACATTACCTGACGGATTGCATTGTGAAGGTGACGTTGTGATTCAAACAGGTACGATTGATAATAATATGATAAGCGGTTTTGGAGCGATTGTAGTCGAAACGAACGCGTAA
- the treR gene encoding trehalose operon repressor: MMKQKKFIKIYEALKADILNGKVQYGEQIPSEHELMKLYSSSRETVRKALDLLALDGMIQKIHGKGSLVIYQEMTEFPFSELVSFREMQEEMGVSYSTEVVVNEMVEACDVPEVQRALNIDSSEQLIHIVRTRRLNQHVKIVDEDYFLKTFVSSISNEVASNSIYDYLENELGLNISYSSKSITFEPFDEQAYQLFGDVSIPFSATVRSVVYLENTSPFQYSISKHLANEFKFNDFSRRRSK; this comes from the coding sequence ATGATGAAGCAAAAGAAGTTTATTAAAATTTATGAAGCATTGAAAGCTGATATATTGAATGGAAAGGTTCAATATGGAGAACAAATTCCATCTGAACACGAATTGATGAAGTTATATAGTTCTTCGCGAGAAACTGTACGTAAAGCATTAGATTTATTGGCTTTAGATGGTATGATTCAGAAGATTCACGGTAAAGGGTCGCTTGTGATTTATCAAGAAATGACAGAATTCCCATTTTCAGAATTAGTTAGTTTTAGAGAAATGCAAGAAGAAATGGGCGTTTCTTATTCAACTGAAGTTGTTGTCAATGAAATGGTTGAGGCGTGTGATGTTCCAGAAGTTCAGCGCGCATTGAACATAGATTCCAGTGAGCAACTTATTCATATAGTGAGAACCCGTCGACTTAATCAACATGTAAAGATTGTTGATGAAGATTATTTTTTAAAGACATTTGTTAGTAGTATTAGTAATGAGGTTGCTAGTAACTCTATTTATGATTATTTAGAAAATGAATTAGGTCTTAATATAAGTTATTCAAGTAAGTCGATTACTTTCGAACCATTTGATGAACAGGCATATCAATTGTTTGGTGATGTATCTATTCCCTTTTCAGCAACGGTTAGAAGTGTTGTGTACTTAGAAAATACATCTCCGTTTCAATATAGTATATCGAAGCATCTGGCTAATGAATTTAAATTTAACGACTTCTCAAGACGTCGTTCTAAGTAA
- a CDS encoding GNAT family N-acetyltransferase, with the protein MQIYLSTLTELDYDKSLNSIEESFDINPEMSWQARGKVKNLRKSPYYNFELEVIAKNENNDVVGHILLIEVEINSDDKTYYGLAIASLSVHPELRGQKLGRGLVQAVEERAKAQEYSTVVVDHCFDYFEKLGYEDASTQGILLENSDTPLLVKFLWDNLTDAPHGIVKFPEHFY; encoded by the coding sequence ATGCAAATATATTTAAGTACACTTACAGAACTTGATTATGATAAATCTTTAAATAGTATAGAAGAAAGTTTTGATATCAATCCAGAAATGAGCTGGCAGGCACGTGGGAAAGTGAAGAATTTACGGAAGTCGCCATATTATAATTTTGAATTAGAAGTAATAGCTAAAAATGAAAACAATGATGTGGTGGGTCATATATTGTTAATAGAAGTAGAAATTAATAGTGATGATAAGACGTATTATGGTTTGGCGATTGCTTCTTTATCAGTCCACCCTGAATTACGTGGACAAAAATTAGGTCGTGGATTGGTTCAAGCAGTAGAAGAACGTGCCAAAGCACAAGAGTATAGTACGGTTGTTGTAGATCATTGTTTTGACTACTTTGAAAAGTTAGGATACGAAGATGCTTCGACACAAGGCATTTTATTAGAAAATAGTGATACGCCGTTACTTGTGAAATTTTTATGGGATAACTTAACGGATGCACCACATGGAATTGTAAAGTTTCCAGAACATTTTTATTAA
- the dnaX gene encoding DNA polymerase III subunit gamma/tau has translation MNYQALYRMYRPQSFDDVVGQEHVTKTLRNAISKEKQSHAYIFSGPRGTGKTSIAKVFAKAINCLNSSDGEPCNECAICKGITQGTNSDVIEIDAASNNGVDEIRNIRDKVKYAPSESKYKVYIIDEVHMLTTGAFNALLKTLEEPPAHAIFILATTEPHKIPPTIISRAQRFDFKAISLDQIVERLKFVADAQALEYEEEALAFIAKASEGGMRDALSIMDQAIAFGDGTLTLQDALNVTGSVHDEALNHLFEDIVQGDVQSSFKKYHQFISEGKEVNRLINDMIYFVRDTIMNKTADKDSDYRALMNLDLEMLYHMIDLINDTLVSIRFSVNQNVHFEVLLVKLAELIKGQSQVGTNVAEPVQIAATPSSDVLLQRMEQLEQELKVLKAQGVTAAPTQKTSKKPIRGMQKSKNAFSMQQIAKVLDRANKADIKLLKDHWQEVIDHAKNNDKKSLVSLLQNSEPVAASEDHVLVKFEEEIHCEIVNKDDEKRNNIESVVCNIVNKNVKVVGVPSDQWQRVRTEYLQNRKHDNDEMPKQQVQQTDIAQKAKDLFGEETVHVIDEE, from the coding sequence TTGAATTATCAAGCCTTATATCGTATGTATAGACCCCAAAGCTTTGATGACGTAGTCGGGCAAGAACATGTAACGAAGACGTTACGTAATGCGATTTCAAAAGAGAAACAGTCGCATGCTTATATTTTTAGTGGCCCAAGAGGTACGGGGAAAACGAGTATTGCCAAAGTGTTTGCTAAAGCAATCAATTGTTTGAATAGTAGTGATGGAGAACCTTGTAATGAATGTGCCATATGTAAAGGTATTACACAAGGAACTAATTCCGATGTTATTGAAATTGATGCAGCTAGTAACAATGGTGTTGATGAAATTAGAAATATTAGAGATAAAGTTAAATATGCACCGAGTGAATCAAAATATAAAGTTTATATTATCGATGAGGTGCACATGCTAACAACTGGTGCTTTTAATGCCCTTTTAAAGACGTTAGAAGAACCTCCAGCACACGCTATTTTTATTTTAGCAACAACTGAACCACACAAAATCCCTCCAACAATTATATCTAGAGCACAACGTTTTGATTTTAAAGCAATAAGTTTGGATCAAATTGTTGAACGATTGAAATTTGTAGCAGATGCACAAGCGCTTGAATATGAAGAAGAAGCATTGGCGTTTATTGCGAAAGCATCTGAAGGTGGTATGCGTGATGCGTTAAGTATTATGGACCAAGCTATTGCATTTGGTGACGGTACGCTAACATTGCAAGATGCTTTGAATGTTACGGGTAGTGTACATGATGAAGCACTTAATCATTTGTTTGAAGATATCGTACAAGGTGATGTGCAGTCATCTTTTAAAAAATATCATCAATTTATATCAGAAGGTAAAGAAGTGAATCGTTTAATTAATGACATGATTTATTTTGTCAGAGATACGATTATGAATAAGACGGCTGATAAAGATAGTGATTATCGTGCATTAATGAACTTGGATTTAGAAATGCTATATCATATGATAGACCTTATTAATGATACGTTAGTTTCGATACGTTTTAGTGTGAATCAAAATGTTCATTTTGAAGTGTTGTTAGTGAAATTAGCTGAATTGATTAAAGGTCAATCGCAAGTTGGTACGAATGTAGCTGAACCGGTACAAATTGCTGCAACACCTAGTTCAGATGTGTTGTTGCAACGTATGGAACAGTTAGAGCAAGAACTTAAGGTATTGAAAGCGCAAGGTGTAACTGCAGCACCTACACAAAAAACTTCGAAAAAACCTATAAGAGGTATGCAAAAATCTAAAAATGCATTTTCAATGCAACAAATTGCGAAAGTATTAGATAGAGCGAATAAGGCCGATATCAAATTGTTGAAAGATCACTGGCAAGAAGTGATTGATCATGCTAAAAACAATGATAAGAAATCGCTTGTTAGTTTATTGCAAAACTCTGAACCTGTTGCAGCAAGTGAAGATCATGTACTTGTTAAGTTTGAAGAAGAGATTCATTGCGAAATCGTTAATAAAGACGATGAGAAGCGCAATAATATAGAAAGTGTCGTTTGTAATATCGTTAATAAAAACGTTAAAGTGGTTGGTGTGCCGTCTGATCAATGGCAAAGAGTTAGAACGGAATATTTACAAAACCGTAAACATGATAATGACGAAATGCCAAAGCAACAAGTACAACAAACTGACATTGCTCAAAAAGCAAAAGACCTTTTTGGTGAAGAAACGGTACATGTTATTGATGAAGAGTGA
- a CDS encoding YbaB/EbfC family nucleoid-associated protein, with the protein MRGGGNMQQMMKQMQKMQKKMAQEQEKLKEERIVGTAGGGMVAVTVTGHKEVVDVEIKEEAVDPDDIEMLQDLVLAATNEAMNKADELTQERLGKHTQGLNIPGM; encoded by the coding sequence ATGCGCGGTGGCGGAAACATGCAACAAATGATGAAACAAATGCAAAAAATGCAAAAGAAAATGGCTCAAGAACAAGAAAAACTTAAAGAAGAGCGTATTGTAGGTACAGCTGGTGGTGGCATGGTTGCAGTTACTGTAACTGGTCATAAAGAAGTTGTTGACGTTGAAATCAAAGAAGAAGCTGTAGATCCAGATGACATTGAAATGCTACAAGACTTAGTGTTAGCTGCTACTAATGAAGCGATGAACAAAGCTGATGAGCTTACTCAAGAACGTTTAGGTAAACACACTCAAGGCTTAAACATCCCTGGAATGTGA
- the recR gene encoding recombination mediator RecR, translated as MHYPEPISKLIDSFMKLPGIGPKTAQRLAFHTLDMKEDDVVQFAKALVDVKRELTYCSVCGHITENDPCYICEDKQRDRSVICVVEDDKDVIAMEKMREYKGLYHVLHGSISPMDGIGPEDINIPSLIERLKSDEVNELILAMNPNLEGESTAMYISRLVKPIGIKVTRLAQGLSVGGDLEYADEVTLSKAIAGRTEM; from the coding sequence ATGCATTATCCAGAACCTATATCAAAACTAATTGATAGCTTTATGAAATTGCCAGGCATTGGTCCTAAGACAGCCCAACGTCTGGCTTTTCATACCTTAGATATGAAAGAAGACGATGTTGTTCAATTCGCTAAAGCTTTAGTGGATGTTAAACGAGAGTTAACATATTGTAGTGTATGTGGTCACATTACTGAAAATGATCCTTGTTATATTTGTGAAGATAAACAAAGGGATCGTTCAGTTATTTGTGTGGTCGAAGATGATAAAGATGTTATTGCAATGGAAAAAATGAGAGAGTACAAAGGTTTATATCATGTATTACATGGATCTATTTCTCCTATGGATGGAATTGGACCAGAAGACATTAATATTCCTTCATTAATTGAACGCTTGAAAAGTGATGAAGTTAATGAGCTCATTTTAGCTATGAACCCTAACTTAGAAGGGGAATCGACAGCGATGTATATTTCTAGATTAGTTAAGCCTATAGGTATTAAAGTAACAAGATTAGCACAAGGGTTATCTGTAGGTGGAGATTTAGAATACGCAGATGAAGTAACGCTATCTAAGGCGATTGCTGGTAGAACAGAAATGTAA